Genomic window (Capricornis sumatraensis isolate serow.1 chromosome 1, serow.2, whole genome shotgun sequence):
CACTTCAAGGGTGCTGTGCACAGCGTCTCCTTCTCCCCCGATGGCAGGTACGCGTCTGTGGACGGGGTGGGAGCCGTGGAGCTGCATTACTCATGTGCTGGGCTCAGATGGcccatgatccgagccacagacAGCCCCTGAGCCATGAGGGAGCCTTGGTGTTGGGTGGCACAGGCCCCTGGCCCCGATATCCACCATGAGGACAACGGGGCCAGACCTGGCCTGTTCTTGGACTGCAGGAAAGGGGGCTCGATCTCAGGTTGCTCACACCTGGGCCAGCCTGGCCGTGTCGGGGAGGAGGCGCTCCAGTGGTCAGCTGTGAGCCCCAGCTCCGTGTCCACACTCTGAAACACAGTAGAGGGCGTTCTGGACCGGGGCTGTCCGAGTTTGCCCTACCCTTGGCGACCATCTCCCAGACTGGTGGGAGGGCCTGAAGGGGTGTCTGCTCCAGGGCAAAAGTGTGGCGTGACCTAGAGTCCGTCCACTTCTTCCCCAACTGGCCACCCAGCGGAGAGGGAACTTGGGGCCCGTGAGAGGCAGGGTGAGGCTTAGGGCCCCACCCAGGTTTGCCTCCTGTGGGAAGCTGGCCTCGGGCTCAGGACCTGCCCTGGTGTCCGATGTTGACGACACCGTTTCTACGGCAGGAAATTCGTCGTCACCAAAGGCAACATTGCTCAGATGTACCATGCCCCTGGGAGGAAGCGGGAATTCAACGCATTCGTCCTGGACAAAACCTATTTTGGGCCATATGATGAGACCACATGCATTGACTGGACAGACGACTCCCGGTGAGGCAGGGGTGCTGGACATAGGAGGGGCCTGAAGGGGCACCTGTGAAGTGTCTGATCACGTGGGGTGACTTGTCACGTCCCCAGCTCTTTTTCAAATGGCCTGTCACAAGCCTCTCGTGTGGGTTGGACGCAGGCCTGGCTCTTGAGTCTgagtcaggtctgctgaccctggTCACTGGAGAGTAGAGCGAAGCATGGCCCAGGGCGAGGACGGCCCGAGCCAGCGCGCTGCGGCCCAGCCTCCATGGCAGCCGTGGGCGGCAGGAGCGCTGGCAGCGTCTCCCAGTCTGGCTGCCCAGGCAGTGCTCTGGGCAACTGTCCCAAAGGCGTCCTGGGGCTGTGTCTGCTGTCCTGCGTTCAGGGGGCAAGGGGAGGGAACTGGGGGGCGCGGCTGGAGGTGGCTGCCACTTTCTAGGCCAGGCCAACTCTTCCCACGTTCTCTGGGCCGCAGTGCAGGAATAGCCCCAGGCTCACACTGTGTCTGTGGGAGATGCTGGTGGTCTGTGGGCTGCCACAGCCAAGAAGTCGTGCCCTTCTGCATGGCCTGGGCCCACATCTGGCTTTCCTCCTGCCAAGCGCACAGTTGGCTCCAACTGGGGTCAGGGAGATGGGAGGCACAGGGTCCCCCAGGCGGCCCTCCGTTGGGCTCAGGGGTCGGTCCTGGGCCCCCGTGGGCCAAGGGGAGAGACTGTTTTGCAACGAGGGGCAGCGACACACGTGCAGTGAGACTCCTGGCCCTGGGAGAACCGCAGGTggacccagcccccacccagggcGGACGCAGACCCGAGCCGACCTCGGGCGTCACCCCCGTGCCCCGGGACGCTGGAAGGTGGACGCCCGCGAACCCAGGCCGAGCTGTGGCCCCCTGTCCCCAGGTGCTTTGCAGTCGGGAGCAGAGACATGTCCACGTGGGTGTTTGGGGCCGAGCGCTGGGACAACCTCATCTACTACGCGCTGGGGGGACACAAGGATGCCATCGTGGCCTGCTTCTTCGAGGCCAGCAGCCTGGACGTACGTCCCCATCGCAGCCCCTCCCCTGGGGACGCGGGGGCCGTGAGGGCCAGGCAGGCTTCAGCTGCACCAGCCCATGTTCTAGTCCCCACAGCCTGGGTGGGTgtgggctgggggttggggaacCCACCCGGGCTCACACGTCTTCCTCTGTAGCTGTACACGCTCAGCCAGGACGGCGCCCTGTGCGTGTGGCAGTGTGACACCCTTCCTGAGGGCCTGAGGCTGAAGGCCCCCGCAGGCTGGAAGGCAGACCTGCtgcggagggaggaggaggaggaggaggaggaggaggaaggggcagagagggagaCCACCATCCGCGGGAAGGCCACGCCGGCCGCCGAGGAGCAGCAAGGGAAAGTGAAGTACTCGCGGCTGGCCAAGTAGGTGCCCATCCTGCACCGGGGCGGGGGATGAGGACCGGGGGCACTGCAGGGCAGCACCAACCTGCTGTCCCCCGCCTGCCCTTGGGGGCCGGGGTCACCACCTGCCCCGGGGGGCCAGGGCGGAGGCTGGGGTGAGGGTGTGGGACCAGCCAGGCTCTCTGGTCCCTCTCCCACAGTTCTTGTGTCCCTGTCTGTTTAGgtactttttcaacaaagaagGAGATTTTAACAATCTGACGGCTGCTGCATATCACAAGAAGGTCCACCTCTTGGTCACTGGTTTTGCTTCTGGAATCTTCCACCTTCACGAGCTCCCAGAGTTCAACCTTATCCACTCACTGAGGTCAGCACCTCTGCTGTGTGTGGGCAGTTGTGTACACCTGTGTGTGTGGTCATGTACCTGTGTGTGGTGTCAGGTACCTGTGTGTGCTGTCGTGTACCTGTGTGTGTTGTTGTGTACATGCGTATGTGTACAGCCATGTACCTGTGTGTACAGCCATGTACCTGTGTGTGCCGTAATGTACCTGTGTGTGCCgttgtgtacctgtgtgtgtgcggtcatgtacctgtgtgtgttgttgtgtacatgcatgtgtgtacagCCATGTACCTGTGTGTACGGTCATGTACCTGTGTGTGCCGtcatgtacctgtgtgtgtggtcatgtacctgtgtgtgtgtggtcatgtacctgtgtgtgttgttgtgtacatgcatgtgtgtacagCCATGTACCTGTGTGTACGGTCATGTACCTGTGTGTGCCGtcatgtacctgtgtgtgtggtcatgtacctgtgtgtgtgtggtcatgtacctgtgtgtgccgttgtgtacctgtgtgtgtgcggtcatgtacctgtgtgtgttgttgtgtacatgcatgtgtgtacagCCATGTACCTGTGTGTACGGTCATGTACCTGTGTGTGCCGtcatgtacctgtgtgtgtgcggtcgtgtacctgtgtgtgttgttgtgtacatgcatgtgtgtacagCCATGTACCTGTGTGTACAGTCATGTACCTGTGTGTGCCGtcatgtacctgtgtgtgtgcagtcgtgtacctgtgtgtgttgttgtgtacatgcatgtgtgtacagCCATGTACCTGTGTGTGCTgttgtgtacacatgtgtgtgtacagcCATGTACCTGTGTGTACAGtcatgtacctgtgtgtgtggtcATGTACCTATGTGTGCTGTCGTGTACCTGTGTGTGCTGtcgtgtacctgtgtgtgtggtcatgtacctgtgtgtgtgtggtcatgtACCTGTGTGTGCTGTCGTGTACCTGTATGTGCTGTCGTGTACCTGCGTGTGTGGTCATGTACCTGTGTGTGCCGccgtgtacctgtgtgtgtgcagtcgtgtacctgtgtgtgttgttgtgtacatgcatgtgtgtacagCCATGTACCTGTGTGTACAGCCATGTACCTGTGTGTACAGCCATGTACCTGTGTGTGTACAGTCATGTACCTGTGTGTGCGGtcatgtacctgtgtgtgtggtcatgtacctgtgtgtgtgtggtcatgtacctgtgtgtgtgcggtcgtgtacctgtgtgtgttgttgtgtacatgcatgtgtgtacagCCATGTACCTGTGTGTACAGtcatgtacctgtgtgtgtggtcATGTACCTGTGTGTGCTGTCGTGTACCTTTGTGTGTGTGGtcgtgtacctgtgtgtgtgtggtcatgtacctgtgtgtgccgtcgtgtacctgtgtgtgtgcagtcgtgtacctgtgtgtgttgttgtgtacatgcgtgtgtgtgcagtcatgtacctgtgtgtgctgttgtgtacacatgtgtgtgtacagtCATGTACCTGTGTGGGTGGTCGTGTGTACATGTGAGCTCTCCGTCCACCAGCCAGGCAGGGTGGGTGGAAGCCACACCATGGCTGCCAGGACTGAGGGCCATGGAGGGATCAGGAGGCCCGACCGGCTGCATGGTTGGCTTCCCAAACACCCATCTTCACCTCTGTCCTGGGTTGAGGGGCTTAGGGTGCTGTGCCACCCTCCATCTCAGACGTGCCACTCCCACCCCTAGTCACGGGGAGGTGTGTGCGGGTCTTGTCGTTCTTATCTTCCGTTTTCATTTTCCCTCCTGTATCTTCGGAGTATAGAGGAAACCGAAGTGTTGGTTTCATGAAGCCACAAGCTCTGAGTTTTTGAACATGGGGTGCAGAAGCTCTGGGTTTTCTGTTGTTCTGAGTGAAGTAAACACAGTaactgggtggggaggaggtgggtgCCGCCAGCCAGCAGACCTGGCCCCGTCCTGGCTTGTGCAGCCAccctggggtggggatggaggcctTGCTGTGCTGACCGGGTCCCGTGTGTCTCCCCAGCATCTCGGATCAGAGGGTTGCATCCGTCGCCATCAACAGCTCTGGGGACTGGATCGCCTTTGGGTGCTCAGGTTGGTGCCTGGGTTTGTGAGGTGACCCGAGTGGAGCTCCTCCTCCCTGGGAAGCCTGCCCTGCCCCACCTCGCTCCCAAGGCTCCGGGGCCAGGCTGGCAGGCCGCTGGCTCACTGTGAAGACGCAGCTGATGAAACCTTGAGAACAAAGGCTCCTCCGAGTCTGAGTCCCGTTGCCACCTGAAATGCTTAGCCTGTGGCCCCGGCCTCTGGGGGCGATGTGGGAGGCAGCATCTCCGCTCTGGGCCCCCGTGTTCAGGCCCGGGAAGGACGCGGGGGTCACGCGCAGTCCTGTGCGCCCCGCAGGCCTGGGCCAGCTGCTGGTGTGGGAGTGGCAGAGCGAGTCCTACGTGCTGAAGCAGCAGGGCCACTTCAACAGCATGGTGTCCCTGGCCTACTCCCCCGACGGGCAGCACATCGTGACCGGCGGGGACGACGGCAAGGTGGGCTGGCTGTGTCGCGTCCGGGGGGCCCCCCTCCTGTCTCTGTTCTGCTGACCGGCTGGGGGGTGCCACACTGGTGGTCTGCCCTGATAGCAAGGAACCCCCCGGGCTCCTAAGAAGCCGTTCACAGGCTCGCCGGTGTCGGAACGAAGAGCCTTGTACCGTGTTTCCCTTCCTGACTTGATTTTCCGTACGTGGCTCGGGTCCGTGCTGCCGGCAGCTGCTCTGACACGGGAGGCCCCCCGCAGCCCCTAGTCCTCACTCACCAGGGCACCCACGTGGGCTGTCCTGAGCCGTGGCCTCCCTGCTCAGGTCAAGGTGTGGAACACCCTCAGCGGCTTCTGCTTTGTCACTTTCACGGAGCACTCAAGTGGGGTCACCGGCGTGACCTTCACCACCACTGGCTACGTCATCGTGACCTCCTCCATGGACGGGACTGTGCGCGCCTTTGATCTTCACAGGTGACTTCCTGCGGGGACCTTGGCTCTTCAGGGTCCCCCTGAGCTCTGGGCTGTGAGAGCAAGGTCAAGGGGTCGGGCTTGTCAGGAAGACACGACTGAGGGCATGTGGCCCCAGAACTGTCCCAACTGGGCTGTCCGCCCACAGGTACCGGAACTTCCGCACCTTCACATCCCCACGCCCCACCCAGTTCTCCTGCGTGGCTGTGGACTCGAGCGGGGAGATCGTCTCTGCTGGAGCACAGGACTCTTTCGAGGTCTTCATCTGGTCCATGCAGACGGGCCGGCTGCTTGATGTAAGGGCCACAAGTCTGGGAGGAgccagggtgtggggagggggcctAGCTGACGCGAGAAGAGTGGGGATAGGGGTCACGTCCAGCAGAGGTGGCACCGTTTACATACATTTCCTGGCAGGCTCCACTCCCTGGCCCAACCAAGGTGGGGTTCCTtcacccccagcccagggcctgtGGCCTCTACACACCAGCATCCAGCAGGCAAGCTCAGCCCCGGGGTGGAGGGCCCCTGAGGGTCTCAGGTCCTCAGAGCTCTCTTCTGAATGGCCACAGGTTTTGTCTGGCCACGAGGGGCCCATCAGCGGACTGTGTTTCAACCCCATGAAGTCGGTCCTGGCCAGCGCCTCCTGGGACAGGACGGTGCGTCTGTGGGACATGGCGGACAGCTGGAGGACCACAGAGACGCTGGCCCTCACTTCTGACGGTGAGTGGCACCCAGGGGAAAGGCCCTGTCTTAGTCACATGCTTGGGTAAACCCAGGGTCCTGAGCGCATGGGCTGTCAGGACTGGTGGCCCCAGAGTTTCGTGGGCTGTGGGGGTTGGCAGCACAGCCGTGTGGCTTGGCATCGGGCTCCCCAGCAGAGCGAGCGAGTGAGGGCCCTGCTGCAGCTGACTTCCCTCCTGTTCCTGGGAGCGAGGCCCTACCCTGCCGCCTGCCCATGCCCAGCCTTCACAGAACCCAGTCGTCGGCCTGGGGCTCTCAGTCTCTGTGGTGGTCTAGGCTATCTGCTACCCAACACGGGTCTGATTCAGGCTTTTAGCTGTTGGGCCCTGCATCTTCTCGGGGCCTCTGTACTGACCCTGCCTCCAGCTAGTCTGTTTCTAGCCTGCTCACGGCCTCCGCGTGGCACCTCCTGCCCAGACTCTGTCACCAGGCTGCCCAGCTTGGTCATGCTTGTGTGGGtcctgcagcccccagaccctCAGGGTGCCAGGATGAGGGCAGGGCAGAGTTGCCCAATGGCTGGAGCCCAGGGTTTTCCCCGGCCCTGATTACACATCTCTTCTTAGCTCTGGCCGTGACCTTTCGCCCTGATGGTGCTGAACTGGCCGTGGCCACACTGAACGCACAGATCACCTTCTGGGACCCCGAGAATGCAGTACAGACGGGCTCCATCGAGGGCAGGCATGACCTCAAGACGGGCcggaaagagctggacaagatCACCGCCAAGCACTCAGCCAAGGGGAAGTGAGTGCCCAGTGGGGTGTGTCCTGAAGCCTGGGGGCTCCGTGGCTGGGACCTCAGAGGGAGCAGGTTGTCCTGGGGTCCATGTGGGTTAACAGGTGTCCATGTTCTCACACCCTGAGGATAAGTGTTTTTGGGTCCTGTTATCAGGTCCAGGGTGCATCCCTGGCAGTCTGCTGCCCTGCAGGCCATCTTTCAGAGCCTGCACCATTTACGCCCGTCCAGGGCAGCGGCTTCTAGTCTCCCCACGTCATGAGCAGTGCTCTTTACTCTGGTTTACAGTCACAGCTGCGCTGTGGGGGGCGGGGCGGTGTAGCCATGCCTGGGGCTTGGCGTCCCCCGTGCGCTGGTGTTCCTGGGCATCTGATCATCAGCTGACAGGCCATCATGTGTGGGCTGTCTTaatgggtgtgtgtctgtggtgcCGAGTTGCAAGGGCTCTCTGCAGACTCGAGATACGAGGCCTCATCAAATACACAATCTGCAGATACCTCCTCCCCCAGTCGCTCGTCTCCACTTTCTCTCAAGGATTTTAATGTGAAGCACAAACGATTTTAACTGTGACAAAGCCCCACTTGTTTTTTTTGGTCACTGGAGCTCTttgtgtcatatctaagaatcctTTGCCAAACCCCAGGTTGTAGTCTCAAGTCCTGGGAGCCAGCCAGGGCAGCGCAGGCCTGAGCTCTGGTCCTGTCTGCGGCTGCTGTGGGGGTGGTGGGCGGGCTGACCCGTCTCCGTGCTGACTTCAGTTGGAAGCGCCCTGACGCAGCGCTGCGGTccttgacctcctccaggggtcgTGCTGCCCGCGGGGAGCCGGGTGACGGGGCTGCAGGGTTTGGGCTGGAGccctggagggggcaggggcgCATGCCATTTGCCCTCTGGATGGTGACTAAGCCCGCATGCCCTCTGCCCAGGGCCTTCACCACTCTGTGCTACTCCGCGGATGGCCAGAGCATCCTGGCGGGAGGGATGTCCAAGTTCGTGTGCATCTATCACGTCAGGGAGCAGATTCTCAGGAAGAAGTTCGAGATCTCCTGCAACCTGTCATTGGACGCCATGGAGGTGTGTGAGTTTTGGGGGCGCTGCAGGGCTCCGTGGTCCCCAGAGCTGTCCGGCCTCACCTGGAGGCCTCCTCACACCCTAGCCCTACAGGCAACCTGGGGGACCCTCCAGACAGGTGTGCTCGCCTGGGTTCACCTGTCCTGGCCCTCGTGCCAGGGTGAGGGGCTTCTCTGTGTGGCCGCAGCCCACCCCTCCGAGGTGTTGGGGCTGGGATATTCTCATCATGTCCATAGGACAGGCTGAGGCAAGTGGCAGCAGAGGCTCCCCACGTGCGTCTCCCTTGCAGGCTCTCGCGCACCCTCTGTTCAGACGTTGAGTTACGAGAACCCGCCCTCTTCAGGCCTGACTGTGGGCCCCGGGCTGTCTTGTCTCGGGCTCGCTGTGTCCCGTGTGGGTTCCGGGCAGAACTGGGCCCCGTGTTGGTGATGCAGGGGGAGGTGGGGCAGATGAGTgcaccttcccacctcccacagtGAGATGTCTGGGTTTCGCCCTTCAGGAATTTTTGAACCGAAGGAAAATGACGGAGTTTGGCAACCTGGCACTCATTGACCAAGATGCTGCGGAGGAGGGCGGGGTTGTCATACCATTGCCGggtgtgaagaaaggtgagcagggGGTTCTCTCGTGTCCCGCAGCCAGGCCATGGCGGGCTGTCCTGCTCCCTGGCCACTTTCCTGGGTAATAGCAGCTTTGCTCCCTTGTTGAGGCTATAGCGATTGATGTCCAGGAACCTGGCCTGGGTGGGCCCCCCTGTGAGCAGCTGGATGTCTGGCTGGCGCCCAGCCCTGTGCCTTGCTCCTAGTACCTGCCCCCATGTGGCCAGAGAAAAAGCCTTGTGTCAGGAGTGCAGGGCCTCCCCTGCCTGGCAGCCCTGGGCTGGGCGGGGCTTTCCCTAGGCGCAGGGGGGCTGCTCTAGGCTGGGCCCTAGCCCACGGGAGTGTCTACACTGAGGGCTTGCCTGTGGAGGCCGCCAGCACCCGCGAAGTAGCACCTGAGGCCCTGCACCGTGGACCTCCCTCTGTGGGGGGGTGCTGAGGTGTGTGCAGCCCTCTGAGTAGGGGGATCTCTATTCCCAGGTGACATGAGCTCCCGGCACTTCAAACCTGAGATCAGGGTGACTTCGCTCCGCTTCTCCCCCACCGGTGAGCCCTGGGCTTCGGGTCATCAGGGTGGGAGAGGTGGGCTTGGTCCCGATGGGCTTCTGGGCCTGTCACCCTGCTCCCGGGGCCAGCTCTGGGCACCACAGTCCCCCTGGGGTCAGATGTCATCTGTGTCCTTGCTGGAGGGCAGATGTGGCTGTAGACATGCCTGGCGTGGGGGCATGGAGGCAGgcggctcccccacccccccacagtGGTGTCGTCCTTGGGCCTCATCCCCCGGCCGCCCCAACCCCTGGAGTGTCTGGCGGGGACAGGACAGGGTCTTAGTGGCTGGGGTTCACAGGGGCCATAACAGAGGCCCAGGCACCCCTTCCTGAGGGGCCAGCATCCCCAGGCTCCCTCCACACTTTCACTTGGGGTCCCAGATGTGTTCAGGACCTGTGCTTcaaaaaaaggggaaaagtggaaataaatgTTCAGGAAGCTTTTCTCAAGTCTGCTTTTTGTTGCAGGGCGCTGCTGGGCGGCCACCACCACCGAGGGGCTCCTGATTTACTCCTTGGATGCCCAGATGCTCTTTGACCCGTTCGAGCTGGACACCAGCGTCACCCCTGTGCGGATCCGGGCAGCGCTGCGCCAGCGGGACTTCACCAGGGCCATCCTCCTAGCCTTCCGGCTCAACGAGAAGAAGCtgctgcaggagaccctggaggcGGTGCCCTGGGATGAGAGTGAGCCTGGGCCAGAGGAGCGGGGGGCCCCCAGGGGCCTGCGTTCACACATGCTGGCCGGTTCTGCATGTGCAGAGGCCACAAGCTGTGAGCACATCTCTCCTGACGGGGTCTTTGTGGGCTGAGTGTGGCTGTCCTTCCCTCACAGTCGAGGTCATAAGCTCCTCCCTGCCTGACTTGTACGTTGAGAAGGTGCTGGAGTTTTTAGCTTCATCCTTTGAAGTATCTCGCCATTTAGAATTCTACCTCATATGGACTCAGAAACTGCTCATGGTGCACGGACAGAAGCTGAAATCCAGGTACACCCTGCCCACTCACCGTGGACTCCCATCACTGGGGCCGCTGGCTGGGATGGGGGCGGCAGCCTTTACCCGGGGACGGCGTGGAGTGGGTCCCGGGGGCCTCGGGTGGCAGCCCACGCTGAGGAACGTCTTTTTCCAGAGTGGGGACGCTGCTGCCAGTGGTTCAGTTCCTTCAGAAGAACATCCAGCGCCACTTGGATGATGTCTCCAAACTGTATGTGATGTCTCCCGGTGGGAGGGAGCAAGGGGGCTTTCACTGTCGCCAGCTGGTCCAGCCAGGGTCACTCCCCGTGTTGTCAGACCTGGGCTCAAAGGGCCCCCGTGTCGGTCTCACTGACACGAGTCCCATGTGTCCTCACAGCTGTGACTGGAACCGCTACAACCTGCAGTACGCGCTGGCCATCTCAAAGCAGCGGGGCCTGAAGCGGCCCTCAGAGCCACCGGGCAGTGAGGAGGAGGCAGACGCGTCCGAGGACGACGACGACAGTCTGCACCTGCTCGGGGGAGGGCCTGGGCACGCGGACGGGCCACTGGCCTAGGGCCGCACCCCACAGCTCTGGTTGGGACACTGGGCGAGGAGGGGCCGCCACCGCGGGGGGCAGCCGTCCCGAGAGCCAGAGCCCCAGGCCTGGGACTCGCTCCGCGGCAGGCACCAAACACCGCCGCGGGGTTGGGTTCCCGGCAGGCATGGCTGAGCACTCAGGGCCCGGGAGCGGCTGCCGTTGAAAACACCTTGCAGAGAGGCTAGTGTGCCAACGTGTGTAGATGCAAACTTTGTAtgaggatttttatattttttatataaagttttGATAATTTTAGGGATGAAAAAGACATGTATTTCTAAAACATATGTATTAAGCCTGATCTCTGAATTTAAAGTGCTTGTAACGCATCCTGGGTGTGACTGTCGTGCTGGCACCTCCATGCCAGCGAACAGGTGAGCTGGCCAGGTAGCCTGGCCACCAGCCCCATCTCCCTGCCCAGGGTTGGAGCAAGGAGCATCGCTGGACTCTGAGTTTGGAGATGGCCTGGGAGCCCCAAGGCTGGGcctggatgggcttcccagggagaCTTGTCGGACCTGCTTGCCAGCTCCAAGGAGGACTCCATCCCGCGAGGCCCGTTAGGAAGGGTCACCACGAGGGTGGTCCAGACCACAGCCAGGCGCCTGGTCTCTCAGCAGTGACAGCCTCCAGGGTCGGGACACAGGCCCCAGCCTGCAGGTCTCCAGAGGTATGGCCAGGAGTCACTGGACGTTACTGGGAAGAGCAGCAGGCAGGCTCCTGCTTGTCGGGTGTGTCACCTTGCGGGGCTCTCCTATCTGCTTGTGAAACGTGTGTGTTCTGTAAATATAATATCTATCAGATCCTCTTCCATCACTGGGTCTTAAgctataaaataaacacatggatGGTTGTGTATGTTCAGACACAGATAACTCATCTGTAAGCTATCCCCATGGTCCTAAAAAGAATTCGGACAGAcctttttctcccctctccctgctgctGGTTGTCACCCACCAAGATTGGGACACAAATACTCTGAATCTACTGTCAAAAGCCACTACGGCAGCAGGCGGTGAAGAGCGGTTGTAGGGTCTGTCTTCCCACGCCCATCTTGGGGTCAGGCTCCCCCACTAATAATCAGAAGAGGACTGAGTAATGTAACCTTGACTTTCCTCTAGAGGCTGCCCCAACATCACTCCTGAAACAAAATTCCTGTGTTAATTTGACTTGCCCATTACATGCAGCTATACAGTTCTTGTCTTTAcagatttttgtatgtttatttttggcagcactgggtcttcattgcaggtgggctttctctagtggcaagCGGGGCCACTCTTCcttgtgcacaggcttctcactgtggtggcttgtCTTACTGCAGAGCACGAGCTCTAGgcaggcaggctcagtagttcgGGCATGTGGGCTTACTTTCTCCCTGACaagtgggatcctccc
Coding sequences:
- the PWP2 gene encoding periodic tryptophan protein 2 homolog, producing the protein MKFAYRFSNLLGTVYQCGNLNFTCDGNSVISPVGNRVTVFDLKNNKSNTLPLATRYNIKCVGLSPDGRLAIIVDEGGDALLVSLVCRSVLHRFHFKGAVHSVSFSPDGRKFVVTKGNIAQMYHAPGRKREFNAFVLDKTYFGPYDETTCIDWTDDSRCFAVGSRDMSTWVFGAERWDNLIYYALGGHKDAIVACFFEASSLDLYTLSQDGALCVWQCDTLPEGLRLKAPAGWKADLLRREEEEEEEEEEGAERETTIRGKATPAAEEQQGKVKYSRLAKYFFNKEGDFNNLTAAAYHKKVHLLVTGFASGIFHLHELPEFNLIHSLSISDQRVASVAINSSGDWIAFGCSGLGQLLVWEWQSESYVLKQQGHFNSMVSLAYSPDGQHIVTGGDDGKVKVWNTLSGFCFVTFTEHSSGVTGVTFTTTGYVIVTSSMDGTVRAFDLHRYRNFRTFTSPRPTQFSCVAVDSSGEIVSAGAQDSFEVFIWSMQTGRLLDVLSGHEGPISGLCFNPMKSVLASASWDRTVRLWDMADSWRTTETLALTSDALAVTFRPDGAELAVATLNAQITFWDPENAVQTGSIEGRHDLKTGRKELDKITAKHSAKGKAFTTLCYSADGQSILAGGMSKFVCIYHVREQILRKKFEISCNLSLDAMEEFLNRRKMTEFGNLALIDQDAAEEGGVVIPLPGVKKGDMSSRHFKPEIRVTSLRFSPTGRCWAATTTEGLLIYSLDAQMLFDPFELDTSVTPVRIRAALRQRDFTRAILLAFRLNEKKLLQETLEAVPWDEIEVISSSLPDLYVEKVLEFLASSFEVSRHLEFYLIWTQKLLMVHGQKLKSRVGTLLPVVQFLQKNIQRHLDDVSKLCDWNRYNLQYALAISKQRGLKRPSEPPGSEEEADASEDDDDSLHLLGGGPGHADGPLA